A single region of the Candidatus Methanoperedens sp. genome encodes:
- a CDS encoding tRNA (guanine(10)-N(2))-dimethyltransferase, whose translation MLTKIITEGTTKVEVPVPDENSSFPPSSAAVFYNPAMKVNRDVAVAAIACFSKDYPGYTYLDALSASGIRGLRIANEVGINTTMSDWEGTSFELIKKNIELNNLTNCTAMKRNANVVMLDGSFDITDLDPFGTPAPFLDAACYSTKRLLCVTATDTAPLCGAHKKAGIRNYSALPLKTEYYPEMGVRILMGAVARTLAKYDKAMTPLLSYASAHYVRLFVSVKKGIKEADESLKVMGFLSHCFNCGDRKWKFGLAVHLEEKCPVCGHTTSLAGPLWLGKLHERDFCEKVLIEAEKREFKEVLKLIATCRDELEIPMHYDIHKVCKALGITAISTVDVISTLKERSFQASRTHFSGISFKTDASMEEIKRVVLSLSKS comes from the coding sequence ATGCTCACAAAAATCATCACAGAAGGCACAACAAAGGTCGAAGTTCCGGTTCCTGACGAGAATTCAAGTTTTCCGCCATCATCAGCTGCAGTATTCTATAATCCTGCAATGAAAGTCAACCGGGACGTCGCTGTTGCGGCAATAGCATGTTTTTCAAAAGATTATCCTGGATACACGTATCTTGACGCGCTTTCAGCATCAGGGATCCGTGGCCTACGCATCGCCAATGAAGTGGGTATTAATACAACAATGAGCGACTGGGAAGGAACTTCATTTGAATTAATAAAAAAGAATATCGAACTCAATAATCTCACGAATTGCACTGCAATGAAAAGGAATGCCAATGTGGTGATGTTGGATGGCAGTTTCGATATTACAGATCTGGACCCTTTCGGAACCCCTGCGCCATTCCTGGATGCAGCCTGTTACTCAACAAAACGGCTGCTTTGCGTAACGGCCACAGATACCGCGCCTCTTTGCGGCGCACACAAAAAAGCAGGTATTAGGAACTATTCTGCTCTCCCTCTTAAAACTGAATACTATCCTGAGATGGGAGTCAGGATCCTTATGGGAGCAGTTGCCAGGACGCTTGCCAAATATGATAAAGCCATGACGCCTTTACTCTCTTATGCCTCGGCGCATTACGTGAGGCTATTTGTATCGGTGAAAAAAGGTATCAAGGAAGCGGATGAATCCTTAAAAGTTATGGGATTTCTCTCGCATTGCTTTAATTGCGGCGATAGGAAGTGGAAATTCGGGCTGGCTGTCCACCTGGAAGAAAAATGTCCTGTGTGCGGACATACCACATCGCTTGCAGGGCCGCTGTGGCTCGGAAAACTACATGAACGGGATTTTTGCGAGAAGGTGTTAATCGAGGCTGAAAAGAGGGAATTTAAGGAGGTGCTGAAATTGATTGCCACATGCAGGGATGAGCTTGAGATCCCGATGCATTACGACATTCATAAGGTTTGTAAAGCGCTGGGAATAACTGCAATATCAACTGTCGATGTTATTTCTACTTTGAAGGAGCGGAGTTTTCAAGCTTCACGAACGCATTTTTCAGGGATTTCCTTCAAGACTGATGCGAGTATGGAGGAGATAAAGAGAGTTGTTCTGAGTCTGAGTAAGAGTTAG
- a CDS encoding TIGR00296 family protein — protein sequence MLTKSEGEAAVRLARTAIKECLTNGKKITPENLPDIFKEKRGVFVTLNKKIASKELRGCIGRPYPVLPLGEAIILSAINAAREDPRFNPVELKELDQIVIEVTILTVPKRINAKPRDIPDKIVIGRDGLIISNGRSSGLLLPQVAVEYGFDSTEFLSQTCIKAGLMPDAWLEGAQVYSFEGQIFEEVKPGIEIREKDIKRGE from the coding sequence ATGCTTACAAAATCAGAGGGTGAGGCAGCTGTACGCCTGGCAAGAACAGCAATAAAAGAATGCCTTACAAATGGAAAAAAGATCACACCGGAAAACCTTCCGGATATTTTCAAGGAAAAGCGCGGTGTTTTTGTAACATTGAATAAGAAAATCGCTTCAAAAGAGCTTAGGGGCTGTATTGGAAGACCTTATCCTGTCCTTCCTCTCGGTGAAGCTATAATCTTATCAGCCATCAATGCCGCACGTGAAGATCCGCGGTTTAATCCTGTAGAGCTAAAAGAACTTGATCAAATCGTTATTGAAGTCACCATACTTACAGTTCCCAAACGCATTAATGCAAAACCCAGAGATATCCCTGATAAAATAGTTATCGGGCGGGATGGTCTTATTATTTCAAACGGAAGGAGTTCAGGGCTTCTTCTCCCCCAGGTCGCAGTGGAATATGGGTTTGATAGTACTGAATTTCTTTCCCAGACATGCATAAAAGCAGGACTCATGCCCGATGCATGGCTTGAAGGGGCGCAGGTTTATTCTTTTGAAGGACAGATATTTGAGGAAGTAAAACCTGGCATAGAAATAAGGGAAAAAGATATTAAGCGCGGAGAATGA
- a CDS encoding DUF2111 domain-containing protein: MSELHISENSSSDEILPFAKMVHELFSLPVTMRSKNKKGVRLEKGILIDTDYTGPVLEEAMQKNHVIHTIPTSGEYKGIPVVVTPIQDKEGKPIAALGIVDVICTIDLASVFGNYPQIVRQVEESKKH; this comes from the coding sequence ATGTCTGAATTACATATATCCGAGAATTCTTCGAGTGATGAGATACTTCCGTTTGCGAAAATGGTGCATGAACTTTTTTCACTTCCCGTTACTATGCGAAGTAAAAATAAAAAAGGTGTCAGGCTTGAAAAAGGAATTTTAATTGATACAGACTATACCGGACCTGTGCTTGAAGAGGCAATGCAAAAAAACCATGTGATCCATACCATACCGACGAGTGGCGAGTATAAAGGAATACCTGTTGTTGTTACCCCTATCCAGGACAAAGAAGGTAAACCTATAGCAGCTCTGGGTATTGTGGATGTGATTTGTACGATCGACCTTGCTTCAGTATTCGGGAATTACCCGCAGATTGTGCGGCAGGTTGAAGAAAGCAAGAAGCATTAA
- a CDS encoding potassium transporter TrkA gives MGGFHIEENSSELKPVKAIYAVLGSGGIGLALAKELETRTKNIILVDNDAAKVQTLKEQNLNAVQGNIGDTEILSSLDLQNIESVFIMSSDIEANKKALNFIRKKAPDVQIVTRVNTYQEKEEMEVAGADLVVLPSNLPIKAIASAIVQYIEKMKSVKLAQDLKKLINTVGEGKLAIIVHDNPDPDAISSAMGLKEIANSVGVKADILYRGVIGHHENKAFVNLLDIEMDQSKDFKASDYKKIALIESSAPGVNNLLPPGTRVSIVIDHHQANLEEVDAEYIDIRPNIGATATIMTKYLQELEIPIKTELATALLYGIKVDTNDFRRNTDPADMTAAAYLFPLANHDILNRIETPSKSTESIDILGEAIKNRQIKGSYLISNVGTIRDRDTLAQAADYMLTLEGITTTLVFGLSEDTIYISGRSRDDRINIGKILTDAFGADKAGGHATLGGAQIPLGVFSGTKDKQTLLKLAEEAVVKRFLTVIGMQKETS, from the coding sequence ATAGGAGGCTTTCATATCGAGGAGAACTCAAGTGAATTGAAACCCGTTAAAGCAATATATGCGGTTCTTGGTAGCGGAGGCATTGGTCTTGCTCTTGCGAAAGAGCTTGAGACCAGGACTAAGAATATTATCCTTGTAGATAATGATGCTGCAAAGGTCCAGACATTAAAAGAACAAAACCTCAATGCTGTGCAGGGAAATATCGGTGATACTGAAATTCTCTCAAGTCTGGATCTCCAGAATATCGAATCTGTTTTTATAATGAGTTCTGACATCGAAGCAAATAAGAAAGCTTTGAATTTTATCCGGAAAAAAGCTCCAGATGTCCAGATAGTTACAAGAGTCAATACTTACCAGGAAAAGGAAGAAATGGAAGTTGCCGGCGCTGACCTGGTGGTCCTCCCTTCAAATTTACCAATAAAAGCGATAGCATCAGCTATTGTACAGTATATAGAAAAAATGAAATCCGTAAAACTTGCCCAGGACCTGAAGAAATTAATCAATACTGTAGGTGAAGGAAAACTTGCGATCATAGTCCATGATAATCCTGACCCGGATGCCATCTCAAGCGCTATGGGCCTGAAGGAAATCGCGAACAGCGTAGGGGTCAAAGCGGACATCCTGTACAGGGGAGTAATAGGGCATCATGAAAACAAAGCTTTTGTAAACCTCCTTGATATAGAGATGGACCAGTCAAAAGACTTCAAGGCATCAGATTATAAGAAAATAGCACTCATTGAATCATCGGCGCCAGGCGTAAATAATTTACTTCCCCCTGGAACTAGGGTCAGCATTGTGATCGACCACCACCAGGCCAATCTGGAAGAAGTAGATGCAGAATACATAGACATAAGACCAAACATAGGTGCGACTGCTACCATAATGACAAAATATCTCCAGGAACTTGAGATACCTATAAAAACCGAGCTTGCAACAGCGCTATTATATGGTATAAAAGTGGACACAAATGACTTTCGCAGAAATACCGATCCTGCTGACATGACCGCCGCAGCATATCTATTTCCTCTTGCAAATCATGATATACTGAACCGCATAGAAACGCCCTCAAAATCTACTGAGTCGATAGATATTCTTGGTGAAGCTATCAAGAACAGGCAGATAAAAGGCAGTTACCTTATCTCAAATGTCGGGACGATACGCGACAGGGATACTCTTGCCCAGGCTGCGGATTACATGCTGACCCTTGAAGGAATAACCACAACCCTGGTTTTTGGTCTCAGTGAAGATACGATATATATTTCCGGAAGATCGCGGGACGACAGGATAAATATCGGAAAGATCCTGACAGATGCATTCGGTGCTGATAAGGCCGGAGGACATGCCACGCTTGGAGGCGCACAGATCCCTCTTGGGGTTTTCAGCGGTACAAAAGATAAACAGACGCTTCTCAAACTGGCTGAGGAGGCTGTAGTAAAACGATTCCTGACTGTCATAGGGATGCAGAAAGAAACAAGTTGA
- a CDS encoding type II toxin-antitoxin system HicA family toxin: MSRLRIIDARKMEKLLFKLGFERVRQKWSHVFYRHPDGRTTSVPHHRGRDLARPLIKEILREIELNSDEYEEFLRTL; encoded by the coding sequence TTGAGCAGGCTTCGGATAATCGATGCCAGAAAAATGGAAAAGTTGTTGTTCAAGCTTGGCTTTGAGAGAGTTCGTCAAAAATGGAGCCATGTGTTCTACAGGCATCCTGATGGAAGAACCACAAGTGTCCCGCATCATCGAGGAAGAGATTTAGCGCGCCCATTAATAAAAGAGATTTTAAGGGAGATAGAACTCAATTCAGATGAATATGAGGAGTTTTTGAGGACGTTGTAA
- a CDS encoding orotate phosphoribosyltransferase: MEVTGVCSICGRPGKLHTCMLCGSLVCSRCITGEGVCIRCSQGRSSSGERSFV; encoded by the coding sequence ATGGAAGTAACTGGAGTTTGTAGTATATGTGGACGACCGGGAAAGCTGCATACATGCATGTTATGCGGAAGTTTAGTATGTTCCCGGTGCATCACAGGAGAAGGCGTATGTATTCGCTGTTCTCAGGGCAGGTCATCTTCGGGGGAAAGATCGTTCGTTTGA
- a CDS encoding geranylgeranylglyceryl/heptaprenylglyceryl phosphate synthase: MSVEERLNQIVEKEGAVHLTLLDPDSQSPEIAGKTAKEAYLGGTDAIMVGGSTGATGSTVEQTVQAIKSACDLPVILFPGNAAGLAPGADAVFFMSLLNSRDVNYITTNQAIGAPVVYKHNIEPISMAYIVIEPGGAAGWVGDARLIPRDRPKLAVAYSLAAKYLGMHYIYLEAGSGADKPIPVEMIRAVKKVVGKSTKLIVGGGIRDGNTAKERVKAGADMIVTGTIVEQVDDVRSKIEELVKAIKS, from the coding sequence ATGTCAGTTGAGGAGCGTCTCAACCAGATAGTTGAAAAAGAAGGCGCTGTTCACCTTACCCTTTTAGACCCTGACTCACAGTCGCCTGAAATAGCCGGAAAAACCGCAAAAGAAGCGTATCTTGGCGGCACAGATGCAATTATGGTCGGCGGTTCTACCGGGGCTACGGGAAGTACTGTTGAACAGACAGTGCAGGCTATAAAGTCTGCCTGTGATCTTCCGGTCATTCTTTTCCCGGGAAATGCCGCAGGGCTTGCACCAGGAGCTGATGCGGTTTTTTTTATGAGCCTTCTTAATTCAAGAGATGTCAATTACATCACAACAAACCAGGCAATTGGAGCACCGGTAGTTTATAAACATAATATTGAACCGATCTCTATGGCATATATTGTAATAGAACCAGGAGGTGCTGCCGGATGGGTGGGAGATGCCCGCCTTATTCCGAGGGACAGGCCTAAGCTGGCTGTGGCTTATTCTCTTGCGGCAAAATACCTGGGAATGCATTACATATATCTTGAGGCAGGTTCAGGCGCCGATAAACCCATACCTGTTGAAATGATCCGGGCTGTAAAAAAAGTGGTTGGAAAGTCAACAAAACTAATCGTTGGCGGTGGAATACGTGATGGGAACACCGCAAAAGAGAGAGTAAAAGCAGGAGCCGACATGATAGTTACAGGCACAATCGTCGAACAGGTCGATGATGTCAGAAGTAAGATAGAAGAACTTGTGAAAGCGATAAAGTCATAA
- the alaS gene encoding alanine--tRNA ligase: MDEYQLDYFKDNGFVRKQCPKCGKNFWTRDPETEFCGDPPCVSYSFIGKPVFKKEFEISSMREAYLSFFEKEGHTRVNRYPVIARWRDDIYLTIASIADFQPFVTSGLVPPPANPLTISQPCIRLDDLDAVGRSGRHLTTFEMMAHHCFNKRGQEIYWKDRTVELCDSLLASLGLDLNAVTYKEAPWAGGGNAGPSVEVLVGGLELATLVFMDLKQTKGGSINIKGETYEKMDNYIVDTGYGLERFVWASKGSPTIYDAVFPKIVNELMDLAGIEHSIENPEYAEIFSQNARLAGVMDISGQANLLQLRKKVADSIGTTVEKLQRIMVPVETVYSITDHSRCLAFMLGDGIIPSNVKAGYLTRLVLRRTLRLMKELDIREPLIEIIEMQIRNFPEYPEFRERLDTIREIVALEEEKYADTIERGTKLVKKTASHFKEKKQAIPLGEIIQLYDTHGIPPEITREVAKEAGVVVELPDTFYSLVAQSHSKAQTEEEEKLPLDLPSTRKLYYEYPEQMEFEAKVLDVIENNVILDRTMFYPEGGGQPSDHGTLLVNDYVANVVDVQNLNGVIVHETDSDFGFKKGDTVKGKIDWERRMAHMRHHTATHIVNEAAKSVLGKHIWQTGAQKSTDRARLDLTHFKRITDEEFKEIELFANRAVMKNQPVLIDWMDRIEAEQRYGFVLYQGGVPPGKEIRILRVGNDVEACGGTHVPNTGLIGPIKLIKTERIQDGVERIEFSAGEAAVKRMQERDELLNKASEALRVSPDQLPDTVNRFFEEWKDFKKENERLKAELAQARVKAMMSDAAGINGLKVLAKKIPNADVEELIKAATEFGKNDDVVAILVSDKTGVKIVVAAGARAQKMGVNSGAIVREMSKFLGGGGGGKPGIAQGGGTDVARIEEALEKGVEMVREKVE; the protein is encoded by the coding sequence ATGGACGAGTACCAGCTTGATTATTTCAAAGATAATGGATTTGTACGAAAACAGTGCCCAAAGTGCGGCAAGAATTTCTGGACCAGGGATCCTGAAACTGAATTCTGCGGAGACCCGCCCTGCGTTTCATATTCATTTATAGGAAAGCCGGTTTTCAAGAAAGAATTTGAAATATCATCGATGCGGGAAGCGTATCTTTCATTTTTCGAGAAAGAGGGACATACACGCGTAAACCGTTATCCTGTTATCGCACGCTGGCGTGATGATATTTATCTAACAATCGCTTCCATTGCGGATTTCCAGCCTTTCGTTACATCCGGCCTTGTCCCGCCGCCTGCAAATCCTCTCACAATATCGCAGCCCTGCATCCGTCTTGATGATCTTGATGCAGTAGGCCGCAGCGGACGCCATCTTACGACATTTGAGATGATGGCTCACCACTGCTTTAACAAACGAGGGCAGGAAATATACTGGAAGGACAGGACTGTTGAGTTATGTGATTCCCTGCTTGCCAGTCTTGGCCTTGACCTGAATGCAGTAACCTATAAGGAAGCGCCCTGGGCAGGCGGGGGAAATGCAGGTCCCAGCGTTGAAGTACTGGTGGGAGGACTTGAACTTGCCACACTTGTTTTCATGGATTTAAAGCAGACAAAAGGCGGCTCAATAAATATAAAAGGTGAGACCTACGAAAAGATGGACAATTATATTGTTGATACGGGATATGGTCTTGAGAGGTTCGTGTGGGCATCAAAAGGCTCGCCTACAATATATGATGCCGTGTTCCCTAAAATTGTGAACGAACTCATGGACCTTGCGGGTATTGAGCATTCTATTGAAAATCCCGAATACGCAGAGATCTTCTCGCAAAATGCAAGATTAGCCGGTGTAATGGATATAAGCGGACAGGCAAACCTTCTACAGCTCAGGAAGAAAGTGGCGGACAGCATTGGCACGACGGTTGAAAAACTCCAGAGAATCATGGTTCCTGTTGAGACCGTTTATTCTATTACCGACCATTCAAGATGCCTTGCATTCATGCTGGGTGATGGCATAATCCCGTCGAATGTGAAAGCAGGTTATCTCACAAGACTGGTGCTTCGCAGGACGCTCCGGCTTATGAAAGAACTGGATATCAGGGAACCCCTGATTGAAATTATCGAGATGCAGATACGGAATTTCCCAGAATACCCTGAATTCAGGGAGCGGCTTGATACGATAAGGGAAATTGTGGCGCTTGAAGAAGAGAAATATGCAGATACCATTGAGCGCGGAACGAAACTTGTGAAGAAGACTGCATCGCATTTCAAGGAGAAAAAACAGGCAATCCCTCTTGGTGAAATTATACAGTTATATGATACGCATGGTATCCCTCCTGAGATAACCCGTGAAGTCGCAAAAGAAGCAGGTGTCGTAGTGGAACTCCCTGATACGTTCTATTCACTTGTAGCGCAATCGCACAGCAAGGCGCAAACAGAGGAAGAAGAGAAGCTTCCATTAGATCTACCGTCAACCCGGAAGCTCTATTATGAATATCCCGAACAAATGGAGTTTGAGGCAAAGGTTCTTGATGTTATTGAGAACAATGTTATACTTGACAGGACAATGTTCTATCCTGAAGGCGGAGGCCAGCCTTCTGACCATGGGACCCTTTTGGTCAATGATTATGTTGCAAACGTGGTGGATGTGCAGAATCTAAATGGGGTTATAGTCCATGAGACTGATTCTGATTTCGGATTTAAGAAAGGCGATACTGTAAAAGGGAAAATCGATTGGGAGCGGCGGATGGCGCATATGAGACATCACACTGCCACGCATATTGTGAACGAGGCCGCCAAATCCGTGTTAGGAAAGCATATCTGGCAAACAGGCGCGCAGAAGTCCACAGACAGGGCAAGGCTTGACCTGACGCATTTTAAACGTATTACTGATGAAGAGTTCAAAGAGATAGAACTTTTTGCGAACAGGGCAGTGATGAAGAACCAGCCAGTACTCATCGACTGGATGGACAGGATCGAGGCTGAACAGCGTTACGGTTTTGTTCTTTACCAGGGCGGTGTGCCACCGGGAAAGGAGATACGCATTCTGCGGGTGGGGAATGATGTGGAAGCATGCGGCGGAACTCATGTTCCAAATACAGGATTGATAGGCCCTATCAAGCTCATAAAGACAGAGAGGATCCAGGATGGTGTTGAACGTATCGAATTCTCGGCAGGTGAGGCTGCTGTAAAACGCATGCAGGAAAGGGATGAGCTTTTAAATAAAGCTTCAGAAGCGCTTCGTGTTTCACCTGACCAGCTTCCTGATACCGTGAACAGGTTCTTTGAGGAATGGAAGGATTTCAAGAAAGAGAACGAACGCTTAAAAGCAGAACTTGCGCAAGCCAGAGTGAAGGCGATGATGAGCGATGCTGCTGGTATTAATGGCCTGAAAGTGCTTGCAAAGAAGATACCTAATGCTGACGTTGAGGAGCTTATCAAGGCAGCCACCGAGTTTGGCAAGAACGACGATGTTGTAGCGATCCTTGTAAGTGACAAGACGGGCGTTAAGATCGTTGTGGCGGCGGGTGCGCGCGCGCAGAAAATGGGTGTGAACTCAGGCGCAATCGTGCGCGAGATGTCAAAGTTCCTGGGCGGAGGCGGTGGCGGAAAGCCGGGGATAGCTCAGGGCGGGGGGACGGATGTTGCGAGGATAGAGGAGGCGCTGGAGAAGGGCGTGGAGATGGTGAGGGAGAAGGTGGAGTAA
- a CDS encoding DUF190 domain-containing protein — translation MKAKLLRIYIGESGRYEGRPVYHAIVEYLRSKGIAGATVFRGFEGYGVHSILHTASIMRLSEDLPVIIEVVDTEERLEPVIPQIRKMAKDKLMMIQDVDILAGHEYEA, via the coding sequence ATGAAAGCAAAATTACTCAGGATTTACATCGGGGAATCCGGACGGTACGAAGGAAGACCTGTTTATCATGCGATTGTTGAATACTTAAGAAGCAAAGGAATTGCAGGTGCTACTGTATTCCGGGGTTTTGAAGGGTACGGTGTTCACAGTATTCTTCATACTGCAAGCATAATGCGACTGAGTGAAGATCTTCCGGTAATTATTGAGGTAGTGGATACAGAGGAGCGCCTGGAGCCGGTTATCCCCCAGATCAGGAAAATGGCAAAGGATAAATTGATGATGATACAGGATGTTGATATTCTGGCAGGGCATGAATATGAAGCGTGA
- a CDS encoding 50S ribosomal protein L40e has translation MARFPEAEKVLLHMKICMKCNARNSVRATRCRKCGYKNLRMKSKELKGT, from the coding sequence ATGGCAAGATTTCCAGAAGCGGAAAAAGTACTATTACACATGAAAATCTGCATGAAATGCAATGCAAGGAATTCAGTTCGCGCAACACGATGCAGAAAATGCGGATATAAGAATCTTAGAATGAAATCAAAGGAACTTAAGGGAACATAA
- a CDS encoding type II toxin-antitoxin system HicB family antitoxin, with protein sequence MPTLTAYIEKDPETGLYVAIVPGIPGAHTQAETLDELQENLKEVLELCLEEMEPENKQYLPQFVGIQQVEVGV encoded by the coding sequence ATGCCTACACTAACAGCATATATCGAAAAAGACCCGGAAACTGGCTTGTATGTGGCTATTGTTCCGGGAATTCCTGGCGCTCATACTCAGGCAGAGACTCTCGATGAGCTTCAAGAGAACCTTAAAGAGGTACTGGAATTGTGCCTGGAAGAAATGGAGCCTGAGAACAAGCAATATTTGCCTCAATTTGTCGGAATTCAACAAGTTGAGGTGGGTGTTTGA
- a CDS encoding CrcB family protein: MIPVLLAGAGGALGAVLRYLVSGICPVWKDIPTGTLLVNFLGSTILSVITFGTNPLPYFADAGILGGFTTFSTFSYESWKLLERREYNVFGANIMLSLLICGAGVALGKWIVL, encoded by the coding sequence TTGATCCCTGTATTATTGGCAGGCGCCGGAGGGGCACTTGGTGCAGTGCTGCGCTATCTGGTCTCAGGGATATGTCCTGTCTGGAAGGATATTCCAACAGGGACATTGCTTGTGAATTTTCTTGGCTCAACGATCCTTTCTGTGATCACATTCGGGACAAATCCCCTTCCATACTTTGCTGATGCAGGAATACTTGGCGGATTTACTACATTTTCCACCTTCAGTTATGAGAGCTGGAAGCTCCTTGAACGCAGGGAGTATAATGTTTTTGGAGCTAATATCATGTTGAGCCTGCTTATATGCGGAGCAGGTGTAGCCTTAGGAAAATGGATAGTATTATGA
- a CDS encoding anaerobic ribonucleoside-triphosphate reductase activating protein has translation MKLIFSGIVIPISTIDWYGRSVSVIFFNGCNFKCLYCSNNNFIKVANQRIEPLYKGGSVMEIEEIEKKILDARSFISAVVFSGGEPTTQYDALEHLARFAKELGLLVGIETNGYYPERLSRLIEKKLLDKIFLDIKAPLDDVQKYSIITGRDDAAGRARKSLDLDGIDIEVRTTVFRPFSDVLGISRTLVGRECTYVIQQGIPENAPEGEIRKEKVLTRDEMIVLAKSVSFLKNVRIRTKEKGEEKIV, from the coding sequence ATGAAATTAATTTTTAGCGGCATAGTGATTCCCATTTCCACTATAGACTGGTACGGCAGGTCTGTATCTGTGATTTTTTTTAACGGATGTAACTTTAAGTGTTTATATTGTTCCAACAATAATTTCATAAAAGTTGCAAACCAGCGCATAGAGCCCCTGTATAAAGGAGGGAGCGTTATGGAAATAGAAGAAATAGAAAAAAAGATCCTTGATGCAAGATCCTTTATTAGCGCCGTAGTTTTCTCAGGGGGGGAACCCACGACACAGTATGATGCGTTAGAACATCTTGCAAGATTCGCAAAAGAACTGGGGTTGCTTGTTGGCATCGAAACGAACGGGTATTATCCTGAGCGGCTTTCAAGGCTGATAGAGAAAAAGCTCCTTGATAAAATATTTCTTGATATTAAAGCTCCCCTTGATGATGTGCAAAAATATAGCATCATAACAGGAAGAGATGATGCTGCGGGGCGCGCAAGAAAGTCGCTGGACTTGGATGGTATTGATATTGAAGTCAGGACAACCGTTTTTCGCCCATTTTCGGATGTTCTGGGAATTTCCAGGACACTTGTGGGAAGGGAGTGCACCTATGTAATCCAGCAGGGTATTCCTGAAAATGCCCCTGAAGGTGAGATCAGGAAAGAGAAAGTGCTTACGAGGGATGAGATGATTGTCCTTGCGAAGAGCGTTTCTTTTTTGAAGAATGTGAGGATCAGGACTAAAGAGAAAGGGGAGGAAAAGATAGTTTAA